The following DNA comes from Cellulomonas soli.
CTCCGGTGCCGCCGACCCGACCGCCTCGCCGAGCGAGACGGCCACGGCCGCTGCGACCGCTTCGCCCGAGGACGTCGCCGCGCTCGCCGAGGTCACCCTCGAGGGCGACGCGGGCGCGCAGCCCACGATCACGCTCCCGACGACGCCGTTCACGCTGGCCGGCACGGTCGCGCGCGTCGTCGACGAGGGCACGGGCGCCGACATCAAGGACGGCCAGGTCGTCGTCATCGACTTCGTCTCCGTCGACGGCTCCGACGGCTCGGTCGTCTCCGAGACCTACACGAGCTCGCCGACGACGATCACCATGGGCGACCCGAACATCATCGAGGCCCTCACCGACGTGCTGACCGGCCAGAAGGTCGGCGTGCGGGCCCTGCTCGGCATCGGCTCGACCGACGCGACGCAGATCATGGCCATCGAGGTCGTCGACGTCCGTGACGTCCCGGCCCGTGCCGAGGGTGACGCCGTGGCCCCGGTCGACGGCCTGCCGGTCGTCACGCTGGCCGATGACGGCGAGCCGAGCATCACCGCCGCGACCGGCACCGCCCCGACGGAGCTCGTCGTGCAGCCGCTCATCAAGGGCGCCGGTGCCGCGGTCGAGTCCGGCCAGACCGTCACCGTGAAGTACTCCGGCTGGC
Coding sequences within:
- a CDS encoding FKBP-type peptidyl-prolyl cis-trans isomerase translates to MRRTYAAPLAAAGLALTLLLSACGGSSGAADPTASPSETATAAATASPEDVAALAEVTLEGDAGAQPTITLPTTPFTLAGTVARVVDEGTGADIKDGQVVVIDFVSVDGSDGSVVSETYTSSPTTITMGDPNIIEALTDVLTGQKVGVRALLGIGSTDATQIMAIEVVDVRDVPARAEGDAVAPVDGLPVVTLADDGEPSITAATGTAPTELVVQPLIKGAGAAVESGQTVTVKYSGWLWDGTAFDSSWTSDTTFSFTVGSGQVIDGWDQGVVGQTVGSQVLLVVPPSLGYGDTETGSIPAGSTLVFVVDILDAVA